In a single window of the Cucumis melo cultivar AY chromosome 11, USDA_Cmelo_AY_1.0, whole genome shotgun sequence genome:
- the LOC103496355 gene encoding 1-aminocyclopropane-1-carboxylate oxidase, whose product MEFPIINLEKLNGEERPTILAKIKDACENWGFFEVLNHGIEPEFLDKVEKLTKEHYKKCMEERFKEHIASKGLNDVVTEVKDVDWESTFFLRHLPVSNIADLPELSDDYKSVMKQFASKLETLAELLLDLLCENLNLPKSYLKNAFHGSNGPTFGTKVSNYPPCPNPDLIKGLRAHTDAGGIILLFQDDKVSGLQLLKDGEWVDVPPVRHSMVVNIGDQLEVITNGKYKSVLHRVIAQPEGEGRMSLASFYNPGSDAVIFPAPSLVAEEKNEIYPKFVFEDYMKLYAGLKFEAKEPRFEAMKGNNVKLDPIATV is encoded by the exons atggagttCCCAATCATCAACTTGGAGAAGCTTAATGGTGAAGAGCGACCGACCATCTTAGCCAAAATCAAAGATGCTTGTGAAAACTGGGGTTTCTTTGAG GTACTAAACCATGGAATAGAGCCAGAATTTCTAGACAAAGTAGAGAAATTAACAAAAGAACATTACAAGAAATGTATGGAAGAGAGATTCAAAGAACACATAGCCAGCAAAGGACTAAACGACGTCGTAACAGAAGTCAAAGATGTTGACTGGGAAAGCACTTTCTTCCTCCGTCATCTCCCGGTCTCCAACATCGCCGATCTCCCAGAACTATCCGACGATTACAAATCCGTAATGAAACAATTCGCCTCAAAATTAGAAACACTGGCGGAACTCCTCCTGGATTTACTCTGCGAAAATCTCAACCTTCCAAAATCATATCTGAAAAACGCTTTCCACGGATCCAACGGCCCAACTTTCGGCACAAAAGTCAGCAATTACCCACCTTGTCCAAACCCAGATCTAATAAAAGGCCTCCGAGCACACACCGACGCGGGGGGGATAATCCTTCTGTTTCAAGACGACAAAGTGAGTGGTTTACAACTGTTGAAGGACGGGGAGTGGGTGGACGTGCCTCCGGTACGGCACTCGATGGTGGTGAATATCGGGGATCAACTGGAAGTGATTACAAACGGGAAATATAAAAGTGTTTTGCACAGAGTAATTGCGCAGCCGGAAGGGGAAGGGAGAATGTCGTTGGCGTCGTTTTACAATCCGGGAAGTGACGCGGTGATATTTCCGGCGCCGAGTCTGGTGGCGGAggagaaaaatgaaatatacCCAAAATTTGTATTCGAGGATTATATGAAGCTTTATGCAGGGCTGAAGTTTGAAGCGAAGGAGCCGAGGTTTGAAGCGATGAAGGGTAATAACGTAAAATTGGACCCAATTGCAACGGTTTGA
- the LOC103496354 gene encoding tyrosine-protein phosphatase DSP1-like isoform X1: MKFEEQNQNHHHSKQICRTFQVDTIDHHHTISSLLAMEASEYCDKDDDDGLYIPPLNFSMVDNGIFRSGFPDSPNFSFLQTLALRSIICLCPEPYPEHNMDFLKSNGIRLFQFGIESYKEPFVNIPDDIIREALKVVLDDRNHPLLIHCKRGKHRTGCLVGCLRKLQRWCLTSVFDEYQRFAAAKARISDQR; encoded by the exons ATGAAATTCGAAGAGCAGAACCAGAATCATCATCACTCCAAACAGATATGCAGAACCTTTCAAGTGGATACAATCGATCACCATCATACTATTTCCTCGCTACTCGCAATGGAGGCTTCCGAATACTGCGATAAGGATGATGATGATGGCCTCTATATCCCTCCTCTCAACTTTTCCATGGTTGATAATGGCATTTTCCGCTCCGGTTTCCCTGACTCTCCTAACTTCTCCTTCCTCCAAACCCTAGCTCTCCGTTCCATTAT ATGTTTATGTCCGGAGCCGTATCCGGAACACAACATGGACTTCCTCAAGTCTAACGGGATTAGATTGTTTCAATTTGGAATCGAAAGCTATAAG GAGCCTTTCGTGAACATCCCAGATGATATTATTCGTGAAGCACTGAAAGTTGTACTTG ACGATAGAAATCATCCACTTCTCATACATTGCAAAAGAGGAAAG CATCGGACAGGTTGTCTTGTGGGATGTCTGAGAAAACTGCAGAGGTGGTGCCTCACTTCTGTGTTTGATGAGTATCAGAGATTTGCAGCTGCGAAAGCAAGAATTTCAGACCAGAG ATGA
- the LOC103496354 gene encoding probable tyrosine-protein phosphatase DSP4 isoform X2 — translation MKFEEQNQNHHHSKQICRTFQVDTIDHHHTISSLLAMEASEYCDKDDDDGLYIPPLNFSMVDNGIFRSGFPDSPNFSFLQTLALRSIICLCPEPYPEHNMDFLKSNGIRLFQFGIESYKEPFVNIPDDIIREALKVVLDDRNHPLLIHCKRGKHRTGCLVGCLRKLQRWCLTSVFDEYQRFAAAKARISDQRFMELFDISDLKHLPMSFSCSKR, via the exons ATGAAATTCGAAGAGCAGAACCAGAATCATCATCACTCCAAACAGATATGCAGAACCTTTCAAGTGGATACAATCGATCACCATCATACTATTTCCTCGCTACTCGCAATGGAGGCTTCCGAATACTGCGATAAGGATGATGATGATGGCCTCTATATCCCTCCTCTCAACTTTTCCATGGTTGATAATGGCATTTTCCGCTCCGGTTTCCCTGACTCTCCTAACTTCTCCTTCCTCCAAACCCTAGCTCTCCGTTCCATTAT ATGTTTATGTCCGGAGCCGTATCCGGAACACAACATGGACTTCCTCAAGTCTAACGGGATTAGATTGTTTCAATTTGGAATCGAAAGCTATAAG GAGCCTTTCGTGAACATCCCAGATGATATTATTCGTGAAGCACTGAAAGTTGTACTTG ACGATAGAAATCATCCACTTCTCATACATTGCAAAAGAGGAAAG CATCGGACAGGTTGTCTTGTGGGATGTCTGAGAAAACTGCAGAGGTGGTGCCTCACTTCTGTGTTTGATGAGTATCAGAGATTTGCAGCTGCGAAAGCAAGAATTTCAGACCAGAGGTTTATGGAGTTGTTTGATATCTCTGACTTGAAGCATCTTCCCATGTCATTCTCATGCTCAAAGAGGTGA